One segment of Streptomyces sp. XD-27 DNA contains the following:
- a CDS encoding MerR family transcriptional regulator, with amino-acid sequence MATPETHVEPLSIGEVAERTGLSVHALRFYEREGLLVGPVRRTTGGRRRYTAFDVDWLLICVKLRESGMPLADLKRFAELVRHGPGNEAERLRLLDTHRQRVDAQIQALEECRSVIAWKVGVYAEHLARGEAGGLWDPTA; translated from the coding sequence ATGGCGACTCCCGAGACCCATGTGGAGCCACTGAGCATCGGCGAGGTGGCCGAGCGGACCGGACTCAGCGTGCATGCACTGCGCTTCTACGAGCGCGAGGGCCTGCTGGTCGGACCGGTCCGGCGCACCACGGGCGGCCGGCGGCGGTACACCGCGTTCGACGTGGACTGGTTGCTGATCTGCGTCAAGCTGCGTGAATCCGGTATGCCGCTCGCCGACCTCAAGCGGTTCGCCGAACTGGTGCGGCACGGCCCGGGCAACGAGGCGGAACGCCTGCGGCTCCTCGACACCCATCGGCAGCGCGTCGACGCGCAGATCCAGGCGCTGGAGGAGTGCCGTTCCGTCATCGCCTGGAAGGTCGGCGTCTACGCTGAGCACCTCGCCCGCGGCGAGGCCGGCGGCCTCTGGGACCCGACGGCCTGA
- a CDS encoding GlxA family transcriptional regulator: MPQAQPHRAHRVAVIAPSPVSMFNLAIPEMLFEKAAVDGRPGYEVIVCTPVPGRIATTGGLSLEVERGLDAVHDADTVLVAGTGHRFEPDPLTVAAVREAAAAGKRITSICSGAFVLAEAGLLEGRSATTYWELAEELRNRYPALDLKGDVLYVQDGTVMTSSGYAAGIDLCLHIIRTDYGAAIANRVARAALVAPVRPGGQTQFTQTPLPPERGNACADTRGWVMQRLDQPLTLTDLARHAGVSVRTLTRRFHAESGVSPLQWLLHQRIERAKELLETTTLPMDQVARSCGLGTADSLRNHLARRTGLTPSAYRTQFSRLAPSRVARASTAMS; encoded by the coding sequence ATGCCGCAGGCGCAGCCGCACCGAGCGCACCGTGTCGCCGTCATCGCCCCGTCCCCCGTGTCGATGTTCAACCTCGCCATCCCCGAGATGCTCTTCGAGAAGGCCGCGGTGGACGGGCGACCGGGTTACGAGGTGATCGTCTGCACGCCGGTGCCCGGCCGGATCGCCACCACCGGCGGCCTCTCGCTGGAGGTCGAGCGCGGACTGGACGCCGTGCACGACGCCGACACCGTGCTGGTCGCCGGCACCGGCCATCGCTTCGAGCCCGACCCGCTGACCGTCGCCGCGGTCCGCGAGGCCGCCGCCGCGGGCAAGCGGATCACCTCGATCTGCAGCGGCGCGTTCGTGCTCGCCGAGGCGGGGCTGCTGGAGGGACGCAGCGCCACCACGTACTGGGAGCTCGCCGAAGAACTGCGCAACCGCTACCCCGCGCTCGACCTCAAGGGCGACGTCCTGTACGTCCAGGACGGGACGGTCATGACGTCCTCCGGCTACGCCGCGGGGATCGACCTGTGCCTGCACATCATCCGCACCGACTACGGCGCCGCCATCGCCAACCGTGTGGCTCGCGCCGCGCTGGTCGCCCCCGTACGGCCCGGCGGCCAGACCCAGTTCACCCAGACGCCGCTCCCGCCCGAGCGCGGCAACGCCTGCGCGGACACCCGGGGATGGGTGATGCAGCGGCTCGACCAGCCACTGACCCTCACCGACCTGGCCCGGCACGCGGGCGTCAGCGTCCGCACCCTCACCCGCCGCTTCCACGCCGAGAGTGGCGTCAGCCCGCTGCAATGGCTCCTGCACCAGCGCATCGAACGAGCGAAGGAACTGCTGGAGACGACGACGCTACCGATGGACCAGGTGGCCCGCTCCTGCGGCCTCGGCACCGCGGACTCCCTGCGCAACCACCTGGCGCGGCGCACCGGCCTCACCCCCAGCGCCTACCGCACCCAGTTCAGCCGCCTGGCGCCTTCCAGAGTGGCGCGGGCGTCCACCGCCATGTCGTGA